The Planococcus liqunii genome includes a region encoding these proteins:
- a CDS encoding Tex family protein translates to MEMQQIHALIAKETGVRPNQVGQVIALIEDGNTVPFIARYRKEATGSLDEVQIKAIDDRYTYIQNLEQRKIEVIRSITEQEKLTPELEKEILGATVLQRVEDLYRPYKQKRRTKATIAKEKGLQPFADWLMEFHKENPTAKANEFINKEAGIESAEEAIQGAQDILAESFADDPDIREKVRYMTRKNGTIATTAKKNHEDEKQVFEMYYEYEEAIQKIVPHRILAINRGEKEDVLKVSINPPVDRILTLMKNKWVKTSSAAGEIVAAAIEDSYKRLIQPSVEREIRTELSEKGETQAIHIFSENLRNLLLQPPMKNKMVLGVDPAYRTGCKLAVIDETGKLLEVAVIYPHAPRNDQAGAKKTMKQLVSKYPIEIMAIGNGTASRETEQFVADFISETDKGISYVIVNEAGASVYSASDIARAEFPNLQVEERSAASIARRLQDPLSELVKIDPKAVGVGQYQHDVSQKKLADQLTFVVETAVNQVGVNVNSASASLLQYVAGLSKTVAENVIKMRDENGRFTTRAQLKKIPRLGAKTYEQAIGFLRIPEGKNPLDATGIHPESYDVADKLLNLVGADKKDVGKPEVAEKLGQLPLNELSDKWGVGEVTLQDILDALKKPNRDPRDEFPQPLLKSDILKMEDLLPGMEVQGTVRNVVDFGAFVDIGVKQDGLVHISKLKKGFVKHPLEVVAVGDIVTAWVEKVEKDKGRIALTMLPPKQQIEQG, encoded by the coding sequence ATGGAAATGCAACAAATTCATGCGTTGATCGCCAAAGAAACCGGTGTGCGTCCGAATCAGGTAGGCCAAGTTATTGCGTTGATTGAAGACGGCAATACCGTTCCGTTTATCGCACGTTACCGAAAAGAAGCGACAGGGTCGCTCGATGAAGTGCAGATCAAAGCCATCGATGACCGTTATACATATATCCAAAACCTGGAACAGCGAAAAATAGAAGTCATCCGCTCGATCACTGAGCAAGAAAAACTGACGCCGGAGCTTGAAAAGGAAATTTTGGGCGCTACGGTATTGCAGCGTGTAGAAGATCTCTACCGGCCTTACAAACAAAAACGCCGCACAAAAGCGACGATTGCCAAAGAAAAAGGGCTGCAGCCGTTTGCTGATTGGCTTATGGAATTCCACAAAGAAAATCCGACGGCTAAAGCAAATGAGTTTATCAATAAAGAAGCCGGAATCGAATCGGCAGAAGAAGCCATTCAAGGCGCACAGGACATTTTGGCGGAATCATTCGCAGATGATCCGGATATCCGTGAAAAGGTCCGGTACATGACCCGCAAAAACGGCACCATAGCGACCACTGCCAAAAAGAACCACGAAGATGAAAAACAAGTGTTTGAAATGTATTACGAATACGAAGAAGCGATTCAAAAAATCGTTCCCCACCGGATTTTAGCCATTAACCGCGGCGAGAAAGAAGATGTCTTGAAAGTCTCCATCAATCCGCCGGTAGACCGAATTCTGACGCTTATGAAAAACAAATGGGTCAAAACATCTTCGGCTGCAGGTGAAATTGTGGCTGCCGCAATCGAAGACAGCTACAAACGGTTGATCCAGCCGTCCGTTGAGCGTGAAATCCGAACCGAGCTGAGTGAAAAAGGGGAAACGCAAGCCATTCATATCTTCTCGGAAAACTTGCGCAATCTGCTGCTGCAGCCGCCGATGAAAAACAAAATGGTGCTTGGGGTAGATCCGGCTTACCGGACAGGCTGCAAATTAGCCGTCATCGATGAAACCGGGAAACTGCTGGAAGTGGCCGTTATTTATCCTCATGCCCCGCGAAACGATCAAGCGGGTGCGAAAAAAACAATGAAGCAGCTCGTTTCAAAATACCCGATTGAAATTATGGCCATCGGAAATGGCACGGCTTCGAGAGAGACCGAGCAATTTGTTGCCGATTTCATCTCGGAAACCGATAAAGGCATTTCCTATGTCATTGTCAATGAAGCGGGGGCGAGTGTGTACTCGGCATCCGACATCGCCCGCGCTGAGTTCCCGAATCTTCAAGTGGAAGAGCGGAGTGCCGCTTCGATTGCGCGCCGTCTGCAGGATCCGTTATCGGAACTCGTGAAAATCGATCCGAAAGCGGTAGGGGTCGGACAGTATCAGCACGATGTGTCGCAGAAGAAGCTGGCGGACCAGCTGACCTTTGTCGTCGAGACAGCGGTTAACCAGGTAGGCGTGAACGTAAACTCAGCATCGGCTTCCTTACTGCAGTATGTAGCAGGTTTGAGCAAAACGGTGGCGGAGAACGTCATTAAAATGCGGGATGAAAACGGCCGTTTTACTACGCGTGCCCAGCTCAAGAAAATTCCGCGCCTTGGTGCGAAAACTTATGAACAGGCAATCGGGTTCCTGCGGATTCCGGAAGGAAAAAATCCATTGGACGCAACGGGCATCCATCCGGAAAGCTATGATGTTGCAGACAAACTGCTGAATTTGGTTGGAGCGGATAAGAAAGATGTCGGCAAGCCGGAAGTGGCAGAGAAATTAGGGCAGCTGCCGCTGAACGAACTCAGCGATAAATGGGGCGTCGGCGAAGTGACGCTGCAGGATATTCTGGATGCACTGAAAAAGCCGAACCGGGATCCGCGCGACGAATTCCCACAGCCTTTATTGAAAAGCGATATTTTAAAAATGGAAGACTTGCTGCCAGGCATGGAAGTGCAAGGAACCGTCCGCAATGTTGTGGACTTCGGTGCCTTTGTAGACATTGGCGTAAAGCAGGACGGGCTCGTCCATATTTCGAAATTGAAAAAAGGATTTGTGAAACATCCGCTGGAAGTCGTAGCGGTTGGAGATATCGTCACCGCGTGGGTGGAAAAAGTCGAAAAAGACAAAGGGCGCATTGCCTTGACGATGCTGCCGCCGAAACAACAAATCGAACAGGGTTAA